A region of Desulfonatronum thiodismutans DNA encodes the following proteins:
- a CDS encoding pilus assembly FimT family protein: MKRSDASPQSNAGLTLVELLIVLFIVGLGWFTLLPRLDPTRPSGSNAPLHEVNVFLAQVRSTAIETGRFQAIRLDPTSGVLSWNEATHRLPTPPGRCVLNDSPCPHPAAHFRVYPQGHMDRLRLDFSSGERWTTADLDVRLINEFRP; encoded by the coding sequence TTGAAACGCTCCGACGCATCTCCCCAGAGCAACGCGGGCCTGACCCTTGTCGAGCTGCTGATCGTGCTCTTCATCGTCGGCCTGGGCTGGTTCACTCTGCTTCCCCGGCTGGACCCGACCCGGCCCTCCGGAAGCAACGCGCCGCTACATGAAGTGAACGTCTTTCTGGCCCAGGTTCGAAGCACGGCGATTGAAACCGGACGGTTTCAGGCCATTCGCCTGGATCCTACATCCGGGGTCCTGTCCTGGAACGAGGCCACCCACCGCTTACCGACCCCACCCGGCCGCTGCGTCCTGAACGACTCCCCGTGCCCTCATCCCGCGGCCCACTTCCGCGTCTATCCCCAGGGGCACATGGATCGGCTCCGGTTGGATTTTTCCAGCGGAGAGCGCTGGACCACCGCGGACCTGGACGTCCGCCTGATCAACGAGTTCCGGCCATGA
- the gspG gene encoding type II secretion system major pseudopilin GspG: MRHQSGFSLIELMIVVVILGLLATLLVPRIMDRPDEARVTKAKVDIRTLESALRLYRLDNGVYPTTEQGLAALFRKPDITPIPRNYRDGGYLEASSVPRDPWGNAYRYRSPGQQGRDYEITSLGADGKEGGTGFAQDINSWELDD; encoded by the coding sequence ATGAGACATCAATCCGGCTTCAGCCTGATCGAACTGATGATCGTCGTGGTCATCCTCGGCCTGCTGGCCACCCTGCTCGTGCCCCGAATCATGGATCGCCCGGACGAGGCCCGGGTGACCAAGGCCAAGGTGGACATCCGCACCCTGGAATCCGCCCTGCGCCTGTACCGGCTGGACAACGGGGTCTATCCCACCACCGAGCAAGGGCTCGCCGCTCTGTTCCGCAAACCGGACATCACCCCCATCCCCCGCAACTATCGCGACGGCGGATACCTGGAAGCATCCTCCGTGCCGAGGGATCCCTGGGGCAACGCCTACCGCTACCGCTCTCCTGGCCAACAGGGCCGGGACTATGAAATCACCAGCCTGGGCGCGGACGGCAAGGAGGGCGGGACCGGCTTCGCCCAGGACATCAACAGTTGGGAGCTGGACGATTGA
- a CDS encoding heparan-alpha-glucosaminide N-acetyltransferase, with protein sequence MHHATSSSSPVSPGYTGPSSMRLPALDMFRGGAVLLMLVYHFCFDLNYFGVVSIRFQTDPFWLGLRSVIVGGFVLAVGASLALSNHNGLKPWRFLRRQAILGVAAGLVSVGTFLVFPLTWVVFGVLHFIFTARILALLFLRLHNLNLAFGVLCIFVGLFVQHPVFNHPWLHWLGMMTHKPFTEDYVPILPWFGVLLLGLYIGQSIHRRRPSILLAPPSLPGFGMLSWLGRHSLLIYLLHQPLFMGVLYLLPR encoded by the coding sequence ATGCATCACGCCACTTCTTCCTCTTCCCCCGTGTCGCCGGGATATACCGGCCCCTCTTCGATGCGCCTGCCCGCGCTGGACATGTTTCGCGGCGGGGCCGTGCTGTTGATGCTTGTCTATCATTTCTGTTTTGATCTCAACTACTTTGGGGTCGTCTCCATCCGCTTCCAAACCGATCCGTTCTGGCTGGGCCTGCGGTCGGTGATCGTGGGGGGCTTCGTGCTGGCCGTGGGCGCGAGCTTGGCCCTGTCCAACCACAATGGGTTGAAGCCGTGGCGATTCCTGCGGCGTCAGGCCATCTTGGGCGTTGCCGCGGGCTTGGTTTCCGTGGGCACGTTCCTGGTTTTTCCCCTGACCTGGGTGGTCTTCGGCGTCCTGCATTTCATCTTCACGGCCCGAATTCTGGCTCTGCTCTTTTTGCGGCTGCACAATCTGAACCTGGCCTTCGGCGTACTGTGCATCTTCGTGGGCCTGTTCGTTCAGCACCCGGTTTTCAACCATCCCTGGCTGCACTGGCTGGGCATGATGACCCACAAGCCCTTCACCGAGGACTACGTGCCGATCCTGCCCTGGTTCGGCGTCCTGCTCCTGGGGCTGTACATCGGCCAGTCAATTCACCGCCGTCGCCCGTCCATCCTCCTCGCCCCACCGTCTCTCCCCGGTTTCGGGATGCTGTCCTGGCTGGGACGCCACAGCCTGCTGATCTATCTGCTCCACCAGCCGCTGTTCATGGGCGTGCTGTATCTGTTGCCGCGGTAG
- a CDS encoding type II secretion system F family protein, with protein MPTFHYVALDRRGEQRKGLCEAESRAAAYARLQEQGMLPIRLGNAGHAQGRTLRGLLSPVSWHRRIRLDESFYSLGMMIQGGGSLAQSLDLLARMSTGASARFWVQIRDAVEGGQAFSQALQDHPGVVSPVYAAMIHVAEQVGRLGEVLERIARYEEGRRDFREKLLTSLGYPLTILIIGLGAVFFLLSRVLPRIADIVTASAGELSWDTRLLLNVGSWMESWGGLLLLGLTGMVFLGVTTYKRRPNWRIRLDRLLWRLPVVQKGVLARFSGLVSFQIQAGIPLVQALQSSAQGVGSLFFREKMLQAAREVSAGQPLDGVLWKQDVYPDVFLTAISAGRAAGKLGPFMERLGKLLERETDASLKRFAALVEPALILGLGLLVGFLVLAVMGPIFDLTSRVG; from the coding sequence GTGCCGACATTTCACTACGTGGCCCTGGATCGCCGGGGCGAGCAGCGCAAGGGGTTGTGCGAGGCCGAGAGCCGGGCCGCGGCGTATGCCCGACTCCAGGAGCAGGGGATGCTGCCGATCCGGCTCGGCAACGCCGGGCATGCGCAAGGCCGCACCCTGCGCGGCCTGCTTTCCCCCGTCTCCTGGCACCGGCGCATTCGCCTGGACGAATCCTTCTATTCCCTGGGCATGATGATCCAGGGGGGCGGATCCCTGGCCCAGAGTCTGGACCTGCTGGCCCGGATGTCCACCGGCGCGTCGGCCCGGTTCTGGGTCCAGATTCGCGACGCGGTGGAAGGCGGCCAGGCCTTTTCCCAGGCCTTGCAGGATCATCCGGGCGTCGTCTCCCCAGTGTACGCGGCCATGATCCATGTGGCCGAGCAGGTAGGCCGGTTGGGCGAGGTTCTGGAGCGCATCGCCCGGTATGAGGAAGGCCGCCGGGACTTTCGGGAAAAGCTGCTCACATCCCTTGGCTATCCGCTGACCATCCTGATCATCGGCCTGGGCGCGGTCTTCTTTCTCCTCTCCCGTGTCCTGCCCCGGATCGCGGACATCGTCACCGCCTCGGCCGGGGAATTGTCCTGGGACACCCGTCTGCTCTTGAATGTCGGTTCCTGGATGGAGTCCTGGGGCGGCTTGCTGCTCCTGGGTCTGACCGGGATGGTCTTCCTCGGCGTGACGACCTACAAGCGCCGCCCGAACTGGCGCATCCGCCTGGACCGCCTGCTCTGGCGGCTTCCGGTGGTCCAGAAAGGCGTCCTGGCCCGCTTTTCCGGGCTGGTTTCCTTTCAGATCCAAGCTGGGATCCCCCTGGTCCAGGCCTTGCAGAGTTCGGCCCAGGGCGTGGGATCGCTCTTTTTCCGAGAAAAAATGCTCCAGGCCGCCCGGGAAGTCTCCGCCGGCCAGCCTCTGGACGGTGTGCTCTGGAAACAGGACGTCTACCCGGACGTCTTCCTGACCGCCATCAGCGCCGGCCGGGCCGCCGGAAAACTGGGCCCGTTCATGGAACGCCTGGGCAAACTCCTGGAACGCGAAACCGACGCATCCCTGAAACGCTTCGCCGCCCTGGTCGAACCGGCCCTGATCCTGGGTCTGGGGCTGCTGGTAGGATTTCTGGTTCTGGCCGTAATGGGGCCGATCTTTGATCTGACGTCACGGGTCGGCTGA
- a CDS encoding AbrB/MazE/SpoVT family DNA-binding domain-containing protein encodes MIATAKVTSKGRTTIPQAVRKAMLVGPGDVIVWEIKQEGVVNVRRLSDLEVDNLHCLESTLSEWGGTLDNDAYRDF; translated from the coding sequence ATGATCGCCACCGCGAAGGTCACGTCCAAAGGGCGGACAACCATTCCTCAAGCTGTTCGAAAAGCCATGCTGGTTGGACCTGGAGATGTCATCGTCTGGGAAATCAAGCAGGAAGGCGTGGTTAACGTACGGCGACTGTCGGACCTTGAGGTTGACAATCTTCATTGCCTGGAGAGCACGTTGAGCGAGTGGGGGGGAACCTTGGACAACGATGCGTATCGTGACTTTTGA
- a CDS encoding helicase HerA-like domain-containing protein has translation MNTILIGKGREQVFLHGRYANRHGMIAGATGTGKSVSLMVLAEGFSRLGVPVFLADVKGDLAGLAMPGAMNDRIRSRLESIGIEGYANEPNPVLFWDIYGELGHPLRTTVSQMGPTLLARLMELNDIQAGVLEIVFRLADEEGLLLLDLKDLRSLLIFTSENVKSVSARFGLVHSSSLAAIQRALLRLDGDGGDLFFGEPALELADFMRQDMSGRGIVNVLAAEKLYLRPRMYSSFLLWMLSELFETLPEVGDRDLPKMVFFFDEAHLLFADVPSALRQRVEQVVRLIRSKGVGVYFCSQYPDDVPQEILGQLGNRIQHALRAYTPRDQKAVRVAAQTFPPNPAVDVLQSLTSMAVGEALVTTLQDKGVPLPVERALVVPPRCRIGVITPEERHLVRGRSPLGGKYDTPVDRESAYEILQARAEEAVAAKSIESAASGGKSSRSKETADGAAGGAPGGVSGAMRDFLLGSKRRQGALEAMGKSAMRTVGNQIGRQVLRGVLGGLLGGKK, from the coding sequence ATGAACACAATCCTGATCGGCAAGGGCCGGGAGCAGGTGTTTCTGCATGGCCGGTACGCCAACCGGCATGGGATGATCGCCGGGGCCACGGGAACGGGGAAGAGCGTTTCCCTGATGGTCCTGGCCGAAGGCTTTTCCCGGCTCGGGGTGCCGGTGTTCCTGGCTGACGTCAAGGGCGACCTGGCCGGGTTGGCCATGCCCGGGGCCATGAACGACCGGATTCGATCGCGGTTGGAGAGCATCGGAATCGAGGGCTACGCCAACGAACCGAACCCGGTTCTGTTTTGGGATATTTACGGAGAACTGGGGCATCCGCTACGTACCACGGTCTCCCAGATGGGGCCGACCTTGCTGGCCAGGTTGATGGAACTCAACGACATCCAGGCCGGGGTGTTGGAGATCGTCTTCCGCTTGGCGGACGAAGAAGGGCTGCTCCTGCTGGACCTTAAGGATCTGCGCTCCCTGCTGATCTTTACCTCGGAGAACGTGAAGAGCGTGTCGGCCCGGTTCGGACTGGTGCATTCCTCTTCCCTGGCCGCGATCCAACGGGCCCTGCTCCGGCTGGACGGAGACGGAGGCGATCTGTTTTTCGGCGAACCGGCTCTGGAATTGGCGGACTTCATGCGTCAGGATATGTCCGGGCGGGGAATCGTCAACGTCCTGGCCGCCGAGAAGCTGTATCTGCGGCCCAGGATGTATTCCAGCTTTTTGCTCTGGATGCTTTCGGAACTGTTCGAGACCCTGCCCGAGGTCGGCGACCGGGACCTGCCGAAGATGGTCTTCTTTTTCGACGAGGCGCATCTGCTTTTCGCCGACGTGCCTTCGGCCTTGCGGCAGAGGGTGGAGCAGGTGGTCCGACTGATCCGTTCCAAGGGCGTGGGCGTGTATTTTTGCAGCCAGTATCCGGACGACGTGCCCCAGGAAATTCTGGGGCAATTGGGCAACCGCATCCAGCACGCGTTACGGGCTTACACGCCGCGGGACCAAAAGGCCGTGCGCGTCGCGGCCCAGACCTTTCCGCCCAACCCCGCCGTGGACGTGCTCCAGTCCCTGACCTCCATGGCCGTGGGCGAGGCCCTGGTGACCACCTTGCAGGACAAGGGCGTCCCGCTGCCCGTGGAGCGGGCCTTGGTCGTCCCGCCCCGATGTCGGATCGGGGTGATCACGCCGGAAGAACGGCACCTTGTGCGAGGACGCAGCCCCTTGGGCGGAAAATACGATACGCCCGTTGACCGCGAGTCCGCCTATGAGATCCTCCAGGCCCGGGCCGAGGAGGCCGTGGCCGCGAAATCAATTGAGAGCGCCGCTTCGGGAGGGAAATCTTCCCGAAGCAAGGAAACCGCCGACGGTGCGGCCGGTGGTGCCCCTGGTGGTGTTTCCGGGGCCATGCGGGACTTCCTGCTGGGTTCCAAGCGCCGTCAGGGCGCTCTGGAGGCCATGGGCAAGTCCGCCATGCGCACCGTGGGCAACCAGATAGGCCGCCAGGTGCTGCGCGGCGTCCTGGGTGGGCTGCTGGGCGGCAAGAAGTAA